A stretch of DNA from Methylomicrobium lacus LW14:
GCGGGAACAAAGGTCAGCGCGCCCACCATCAGCACGGTGCCGATCAACAACGCCACGAACAGAGGCGTGTGCGTCGGCAAGGTGCCGGGGCTGACCGGCACGATCTTCTTCGCGGCCAGGGAGCCCGCGATCGCCAACACCGGCACGATCAGCCAATAACGCGCAAACAGCATCGCCAGACCGAGCATCAGATTGTAAAAAGGCGTATTCGCGGACAGTCCGCCGAATGCGCTGCCGTTGTTGTTGCCGGCCGACGAAAACGCATAGAGCGCTTCACTGAAACCGTGCGCGCCGGGGTTGAATAGCGAACTTTTACCGGCATCGATCATTACCGCGGCGGCCGTGCCGCCCAACACCATCAGCGGCGGAATCAGGATCGCGACGGCGGCCATTTTCATCTCAAAAATCTCTATCTTCTTGCCGAGATACTCCGGCGTGCGGCCGATCATCAACCCGGCCACGAACACCGCCACGATCGCAAACACGATCATCCCGTACAGACCGGAGCCGACGCCGCCGAAAATCACTTCGCCAAGCTGCATCAGCCACATCGGCATCATGCCGCCGAGCGGCGTGAAGGAATCGTGCATCGCATTGACCGAACCGTTCGATGCCGCGGTCGTCGCGACCGCCCAAAGCGCCGAATTGACGATGCCGAAACGGGTTTCCTTGCCTTCCATGTTGCCGCCGGCTTGGGTGTTCGACGGGTTTTGATCCGAGCCGAGAGTTGTCAAGATTGGATTGCCGTGCTGTTCGGCGGTGACGGTCACGAAGACCAGCGTAACAAAAACGATCGTCATCGCCGCTAGAATCGCCCAGCCTTGCCGGACATCGCCGACCATCATGCCGAAGGTGTAGCAGAGCGCGGCCGGAATCAGCAAAATCGCCAGCATTTCGAGAAAATTCGACAACGGCGTCGGATTTTCGAAAGGATGCGCCGAGTTTACGTTGAAAAAGCCGCCTCCGTTGGTGCCAAGCTGTTTGATAGCGACTTGCGAAGCCGCAGGACCCAGCGCCAGGGTTTGTTCATGCACGGCGATTTTTTCAAGCACCGGCTTGCCTTCGGCGTCTTTGAGAGGCTGTCCGTCGTCACCGAGCTTAGACTGCTCGTAGCGGGCCGCCTCGGTCAACGCGACGCTTTGATAGGGCTTGAAGGTCTGTACGACGCCTTGCCCGGCCAAAATCAATGCCAAGAGCAGCGACAGCGGCATCAAGATATAGAGCGTGCCGCGGGTCAGATCGATCCAGAAATTGCCGATCGTCTCCTGATTGCGCCGGATGAAACCGCGAATCAGCGCGACCAACACCGCCATGCCAGTTGCTGCCGAGACGAAGTTTTGCACGGTCAGTCCGAGCATCTGGGTCAGGTAACTCATCGTTGTTTCGCCGCCGTAGCCCTGCCAGTTGGTATTGGTTGCAAAACTGACCGCGGTGTTGAACGCCGAATCCGGGCTGACGGCCGGTAAATGCTGAGGATTGAACGGCAAATAAGCTTGCAGTCTTTGTAAGGCAAACACGGCAAAGAAACCCAATAGATTGAAAACCAGCAGGGCGGCAGCATATTCGGTCCAGCGCATTTCCTGTTTCGGATTGACGCCGCTGAGACGGTAGATCAGTCTTTCAACCGGGATAAGCCAGCGCATTGGCCTGATCGGCTTGTCCAGATAAATGCGGGCCATGTACCAGCCGAGCGGTTTCGCCAATGCCAGCAAAGCGGCGAGATAAACCGCGATTTGTAAAAAAACATTGCTTGTCATCAGAATTTCTCCGGAAAAAACAATGCAAAAGCAAGGTAAATGAAAATCACCAATGCGATGCCCGCGCTCAGGAGATAAAGCCCGCTCATGACGAACTCCTTAATTTTTCGAAGGCGTAGACCAAAGCGCCGGTCAGCAGGAAAAACCCTGCGCAAAGAAAGATAAATGCGATGTCCATACAAGTTCTCTTAAGATTCAGTACGGTTTGCAAAGCTACGGGGCCTCATCGGTGTCCGTAGGTTCCTCTTAACCTCTCAGTGTCGGGATGCAACAGAAAACAGTGATTCCCGGCTCGATCGGTTTGATTGCGGAATAGATTACGCATTCAAAAATAAAAAAGATGTAAAAATTGCTTCTATCTTTAGATGATTATGCTGCGAAAAAGTCATTTTGTTGTCCGCAATTGTGGCCGAACGTAAGACAACTTCCTGAACTCATCGACGCATTTTCGGTAGAATGCGCGCCTTTGTTGTTTGTTTTAACCATTTCACCATCCTGCCGTAGAGGGCAATGAATCCACCATCTCTCCCTATTAGTCCCTATCCCGCCGATTTGTCCCGCCGGGATTTACGGCGCATGATCCGTCTCGTCCGCCTGCTGCACAAATTGAGCGGCAATGCCGCCTACCGGAGCCATCTGGAGAGCCTATTGCCGGTAAGCGCGCGCTTCGATCCCGGTCATCATGCGGTGATGATGGGTTACGATTTTCATTTGGCCGAGGCCGGGCCGAAGCTGATCGAGGTGAATACCAATGCCGGCGGCATCTGGTATGCGAGCCTGTTTGATGATCCGGAAGCGGTCGAATTTCCGGCGCGGCTGGGCTCAAGGCTGCTGAAAACATTCTACGACGACTATGCGCGCTACCGGAATGCTCCCGATTTGCGCCCCCAAACCCTGGTGATTCTGGATGAAAAGCCGGCAGAGCAGCCGCTTTATGCCGAAATGCAGGTTTTTGCTGCGCTGTTCAACAAAGCCGGTATCGAGACGGTGCTCGCAGATCCCTCGGAGATTGCGACGCAAGAGGGCGGGCTTTATCTCAACGGCAAAGCGGTCGAGATGATTTATAACCGGCACTGCGATTTTTATCTGCAAACGCCGGAGATGGAACACATCCGCGCGGCCTACCTGCAAGGGCAGGTGTGCCTGAGCCCGAATCCCCATGCCTACGGCTTGCTGGCCGACAAGCGGCGGATGATGCTGTGGTCGCGGCCTGCCATCATGCAGGGCTTCGGGCTCTCGGACGCGGAAGTCTCGCTGTTGGCGGCGACGGTACCGGAAACCCGGTTGTTGGCCGAACTGACGACCGAGGAAGCCTGGGGCACGCGCAAACAATGGGTGTTCAAGCCCGAGACCGGCTATGCGAGCCGGGGCGTCTATGTCGGCGACAAGCTGACCAAACACAAGCTGGCCGAACTCGTGCATGAAGAGACCTTGATCCAGCGGCGGATTCCGCCTTCACTGACGTTAGGCGCGGACGGTCAATCCTTCAAGACCGATTACCGGCTGTTCGTGTATCGCGACCGGATTCTCGGCGTCGCCGCGCGGATTTATCAGGGGCAGGTGACCAACCTGCGGACCGAAAACGGCGGCTTTGCGAAGGTGCGGCTGATCGCCTGAGCCGCAAAGCGGCCGCATCGCCAGCGTTTTCAGATATTACGATTAATATCCACGAAAGGCAGACTCAAGAAAACCGCAACCCATTTCCCCATCCATTTTTTCGTGCCTTTCGTGTTTTTTGTGGACAATACGTAACATTAAATTCATTAAGCCGGGAATAATTAAACTATGTTATTTAACGCAGTCCAAATAAGTCAAATCACGCATCTCCATGAAAAAATAGGGAACTTGCATGATAGGCGGGAGACCGAGGTGGACGATTGTTCGGGAGGACGTCAACCAAAGTCAGTCCAAAGCCAGTAAAACCGGCCATTTGAGCGGGTGAGGGCAAGCGCCTTCGAAATTTTACGACTCTTTTGAAATTTTGGCATTGAATCTGCTTATTTATTGATAAAGCATTACTCTGTCATGAGGTCATAATAATGAGTCAACAATTAGCACAGTCCAAAGTCACAAAAACTTCCGGCAATAACGGCGCCTTGTTGTTGGGAACCGGTCTCGCGTTGGCGTCGATGATTCTAATTCCTGCCTTGGCAACCCGCATCGGGTTGGGTGCAAGCCTGACCGGCGCGCTCAGAATGGCGGTGATGAAAGCCGGCAATCAAGCGATCAGAAGCTGAGGCTTGCCCCGTTCATGGTTTCCCCTCAGGGTTAGTTCCCATGCTTGGCGCTCTTCGTTATACATCAGTGTCGTCATACTTGCCGGAGTGACGGATTTGTGTATAACGATGAGCGCTCGGTGCGGGAACTCGCCTAAGGACGCTCCGGCTGAGTAAGGCAAATCCCATGCCTACGCAGAACGTATCCTTTGAGCACGAAGGGGAATGATCAAGCCGAATTTCGGGAAGTTAATTTTTACCCTCTCTTCATTGTCATCCTTGCCCGGTTCGTACGCCGCAACGGTCGTGTGGATCGGGTTTTTTTGCTTGCCGCTATTTTTTTTAGAAAGGCATTGCGTCTGGTCGCCGAGTTTAGTAGCATTTTCCTACCACGTAATAAACTGATGTTGATATGAGCGAAATCGATAAGGCGTGTGATCTTTGCGGATTGCCGGTGTTGACCCCAGGTTTCAAGTTGCGCACGAAGGAGGGTGACAAGGATTTTTGTTGCGAGGGTTGCATGGGCATTTATCAGATGC
This window harbors:
- the kdpA gene encoding potassium-transporting ATPase subunit KdpA, with amino-acid sequence MTSNVFLQIAVYLAALLALAKPLGWYMARIYLDKPIRPMRWLIPVERLIYRLSGVNPKQEMRWTEYAAALLVFNLLGFFAVFALQRLQAYLPFNPQHLPAVSPDSAFNTAVSFATNTNWQGYGGETTMSYLTQMLGLTVQNFVSAATGMAVLVALIRGFIRRNQETIGNFWIDLTRGTLYILMPLSLLLALILAGQGVVQTFKPYQSVALTEAARYEQSKLGDDGQPLKDAEGKPVLEKIAVHEQTLALGPAASQVAIKQLGTNGGGFFNVNSAHPFENPTPLSNFLEMLAILLIPAALCYTFGMMVGDVRQGWAILAAMTIVFVTLVFVTVTAEQHGNPILTTLGSDQNPSNTQAGGNMEGKETRFGIVNSALWAVATTAASNGSVNAMHDSFTPLGGMMPMWLMQLGEVIFGGVGSGLYGMIVFAIVAVFVAGLMIGRTPEYLGKKIEIFEMKMAAVAILIPPLMVLGGTAAAVMIDAGKSSLFNPGAHGFSEALYAFSSAGNNNGSAFGGLSANTPFYNLMLGLAMLFARYWLIVPVLAIAGSLAAKKIVPVSPGTLPTHTPLFVALLIGTVLMVGALTFVPALALGPIVEHLQMAKEP
- a CDS encoding potassium-transporting ATPase subunit F: MSGLYLLSAGIALVIFIYLAFALFFPEKF
- a CDS encoding heavy metal translocating P-type ATPase metal-binding domain-containing protein, with the translated sequence MSEIDKACDLCGLPVLTPGFKLRTKEGDKDFCCEGCMGIYQMLHEDDVLTLADQTDQND